The following proteins are encoded in a genomic region of Micromonospora olivasterospora:
- a CDS encoding TetR/AcrR family transcriptional regulator — MLAAAGARGLTHRAVDAEAGVPTGTASNYFPSREALLGALAERIFERYAPDEAVLAELAGREPSLALVTDYLRYVVARTTREPDVTRALIELRLEAARRPELNRGLAAVLRQGYTDDVAFHVAAGLPGGAFEVALLHYAVDGLLLDLLTTSIDAGFDLDEVVSALVSRLVGGRGWAGSG, encoded by the coding sequence GTGCTCGCCGCCGCCGGCGCGCGGGGGCTCACCCACCGCGCGGTGGACGCCGAGGCGGGGGTGCCGACCGGCACCGCCTCCAACTACTTTCCGAGCCGGGAGGCGCTGCTCGGCGCGCTCGCCGAGCGGATCTTCGAGCGGTACGCCCCGGACGAGGCCGTCCTCGCCGAGCTGGCCGGCCGCGAGCCCTCGCTCGCCCTCGTCACCGACTACCTGCGGTACGTCGTCGCGCGCACCACCCGGGAGCCCGACGTCACCCGGGCGCTCATCGAGCTGCGCCTGGAGGCGGCGCGGCGCCCGGAGCTGAACCGCGGCCTCGCCGCCGTGCTGCGCCAGGGGTACACCGACGACGTCGCGTTCCACGTCGCCGCCGGGCTACCGGGTGGCGCGTTCGAGGTCGCCCTGCTCCACTATGCGGTGGACGGGCTGCTGCTCGACCTGCTCACCACCTCGATCGACGCCGGCTTCGACCTCGACGAGGTGGTGTCCGCCCTGGTGTCCCGCCTGGTCGGCGGGCGGGGGTGGGCTGGATCTGGGTGA
- a CDS encoding secondary thiamine-phosphate synthase enzyme YjbQ: MRTEVITVQTGSRPTVRDITAEAERFVSGQGDGLLHVFVPHATAGLALIETGSGSDDDLLRALDDLLPADGRWRHRHGSPGHGRDHVLPAFVPPYATVPVVGGRLALGTWQSICLVDTNGDNPTRQVRLSFLAA; the protein is encoded by the coding sequence GTGCGCACTGAGGTGATCACCGTTCAGACCGGGTCCCGGCCGACCGTCCGGGACATCACCGCCGAGGCCGAGCGGTTCGTCTCCGGCCAGGGGGACGGGTTGCTGCACGTCTTCGTGCCGCACGCCACGGCCGGGCTCGCGCTGATCGAGACCGGATCCGGCTCGGACGACGACCTGCTGCGTGCCCTCGACGACCTGCTGCCCGCGGACGGCCGCTGGCGACACCGGCACGGCTCGCCCGGCCACGGGCGGGACCACGTGCTGCCGGCCTTCGTCCCGCCGTACGCGACCGTGCCGGTGGTCGGGGGGCGGCTCGCGCTGGGCACCTGGCAGTCGATCTGCCTGGTCGACACCAACGGCGACAACCCCACCCGCCAGGTCCGCCTCTCCTTCCTCGCGGCCTGA
- a CDS encoding alpha/beta fold hydrolase, with translation MSYADVNGLSLWYEVHGSGRPLVLLHGGFGAAEMFAPVLPALAERRRVVAVDLQGHGRTADIDRPLRYESMADDVAALIRHLDLGEVDLMGYSLGGGVALRLAIQHSALVRRLVVVSAPCRRQGWYPEVLAAMAAHDEQVAERMRGTPPHELYARIAPHPEDWPALWAKSGDLLRRDYDWSAEVAALAAPVLLVFADADSVSTAHAAEFFGLLGGGRRDAGWDGTGRPASRLAVLPGLTHYDIVRSAALPAAVLPFLTTQVREPA, from the coding sequence ATGAGCTATGCCGACGTCAACGGACTGTCGCTCTGGTACGAGGTGCACGGCTCCGGCCGTCCGCTGGTGCTGCTGCACGGCGGGTTCGGCGCGGCGGAGATGTTCGCGCCCGTCCTGCCCGCCCTGGCCGAGCGGCGGCGGGTGGTCGCGGTCGACCTCCAGGGCCACGGCCGCACCGCCGACATCGACCGCCCGCTGCGGTACGAGTCGATGGCCGACGACGTCGCCGCGCTGATCCGTCACCTCGACCTCGGCGAGGTCGATCTGATGGGCTACTCGCTGGGCGGCGGCGTGGCCCTGCGACTGGCGATCCAGCACTCCGCGCTGGTGCGCCGGCTGGTGGTGGTCTCCGCGCCCTGCCGCCGGCAGGGCTGGTATCCGGAGGTGCTGGCCGCCATGGCCGCCCACGACGAGCAGGTCGCCGAGCGGATGCGGGGCACCCCGCCGCACGAGCTGTACGCCCGGATCGCCCCCCACCCCGAGGACTGGCCGGCGCTCTGGGCCAAGTCCGGCGACCTGCTCCGCCGCGACTACGACTGGTCGGCGGAGGTGGCCGCCCTGGCCGCTCCCGTCCTGCTGGTGTTCGCCGACGCCGACTCGGTCTCCACCGCCCACGCCGCCGAGTTCTTCGGCCTGCTCGGCGGCGGCCGGCGCGACGCCGGCTGGGACGGCACCGGCCGCCCCGCCTCCCGCCTGGCGGTGCTGCCGGGGCTGACCCACTACGACATCGTCCGCTCGGCGGCGCTGCCCGCGGCGGTGCTTCCGTTCCTCACCACCCAGGTCCGCGAGCCGGCCTGA
- a CDS encoding peroxiredoxin, with amino-acid sequence MPIEVGAEAPDFVLKDQNNQEVRLSDYRGKRTVLLVFYPLAFTGICQGELCEVRDNLNEYVNDDVQVLTVSVDSIYTHKIWADKEGYQFPLLADFWPHGAVAQAYGVFNDVAGIANRGTFVIDKAGVVRFAEMNMPGEARDQQGWRKALAEAVAA; translated from the coding sequence ATGCCTATCGAGGTTGGCGCCGAGGCGCCGGACTTCGTGCTGAAGGACCAGAACAACCAGGAGGTCCGGCTGTCGGACTACCGCGGCAAGCGGACGGTGCTGCTGGTCTTCTACCCGCTCGCCTTCACCGGTATCTGCCAGGGTGAGCTCTGCGAGGTGCGGGACAACCTCAACGAGTACGTCAACGACGATGTCCAGGTGCTGACCGTCAGCGTCGACTCCATCTACACCCACAAGATCTGGGCCGACAAGGAGGGCTACCAGTTCCCGCTGCTGGCCGACTTCTGGCCGCACGGCGCGGTGGCCCAGGCGTACGGCGTCTTCAACGACGTCGCGGGCATCGCCAACCGGGGGACGTTCGTGATCGACAAGGCGGGCGTCGTCCGGTTCGCCGAGATGAACATGCCGGGCGAGGCGCGCGACCAGCAGGGCTGGCGCAAGGCCCTCGCGGAGGCCGTGGCCGCCTGA
- a CDS encoding RNA-guided endonuclease InsQ/TnpB family protein, whose protein sequence is MVHRTARVALRVTAGQRRRCFGLLRSAGDVWACVLEVNAWRRRRHDAPLAGYQELCRELSASGAGTFAELDSTGARSVLRRFSDAWFAAAKQRRAGDASARFPRRRRGLVPVRWYHGTFTLDGHRVRIPTARGTTALWVRLARQVPYPVEQVRSITLLCEGGRLFLDVTAEVPVAVYPPGEGPDPARVAGVDIGIIHPYAVAGPGGQALLVSGRAIRAEHRMHLADTKARHRAVARRAPKPGQRGSRRWRRYRARARAVEGRHRRRVRQAQHEAARAVVGWAVEQRVGVLHVGDPRGVLDLPAGRRHNLRLRQWQIGRLLQILTDKATLAGITVHLVDERGTSSTCPTCRQRIPKPRGRTLTCPHCQFTGHRDLVAAASIATRIPGGGRTTPTAIVLPGMVTHRRAGRHLPGAGRSRPDPRRPPGGVRVKMARCGPPHRPVGSRSPNKRGSTTPHRRPGERQWTQH, encoded by the coding sequence GTGGTGCATCGCACCGCTCGTGTCGCGTTGCGGGTGACGGCGGGGCAGCGGCGGCGGTGTTTCGGCCTGCTGCGGTCGGCCGGTGACGTATGGGCGTGCGTGCTGGAGGTCAACGCGTGGCGGCGGCGCCGCCACGACGCCCCGCTGGCGGGCTATCAGGAGTTGTGTCGGGAATTGTCGGCCTCGGGTGCGGGGACTTTCGCGGAGTTGGACTCGACGGGTGCGCGGTCGGTGTTGCGGCGGTTTTCGGATGCGTGGTTCGCGGCGGCGAAACAACGCAGGGCCGGTGACGCGTCGGCGCGGTTTCCGAGGCGGCGGCGGGGGTTGGTGCCGGTGCGCTGGTACCACGGCACGTTCACCCTCGACGGCCACCGCGTGCGTATCCCCACCGCGAGAGGCACCACCGCGTTGTGGGTGCGGCTGGCGCGTCAGGTGCCGTATCCGGTGGAGCAGGTCCGCTCGATCACCCTGCTGTGCGAGGGCGGCCGGTTGTTCCTCGACGTCACCGCCGAGGTCCCGGTCGCGGTGTACCCGCCCGGTGAGGGGCCGGACCCTGCCAGGGTCGCGGGCGTGGACATCGGCATCATCCACCCGTACGCCGTCGCTGGCCCTGGCGGGCAGGCGCTGCTGGTGTCCGGGCGGGCGATCCGCGCCGAGCATCGCATGCACCTGGCCGACACCAAAGCCCGCCACCGTGCCGTCGCCCGCCGGGCACCGAAACCCGGTCAGCGGGGGTCACGGCGGTGGCGCCGATACCGGGCCCGCGCCCGGGCGGTGGAGGGCCGGCACCGGCGGCGGGTGCGCCAGGCCCAGCACGAGGCCGCCCGCGCCGTCGTCGGGTGGGCTGTCGAGCAGCGGGTCGGGGTGCTGCACGTCGGTGACCCCCGCGGTGTGCTGGACCTGCCGGCCGGGCGGCGGCACAACCTGCGGCTACGGCAGTGGCAGATCGGCCGACTGTTGCAGATCCTGACCGACAAGGCCACCCTCGCCGGCATCACCGTCCACCTGGTCGACGAACGCGGCACGTCCTCGACCTGCCCCACCTGCCGCCAGCGGATACCGAAGCCGCGTGGGCGGACCCTGACCTGCCCGCACTGCCAGTTCACCGGCCACCGCGACCTCGTCGCAGCGGCCAGCATCGCCACCCGTATCCCGGGCGGCGGACGCACCACCCCCACAGCCATCGTGCTGCCCGGGATGGTCACGCACCGTCGAGCCGGCCGGCACCTCCCCGGCGCTGGCCGGTCCCGACCTGACCCCCGCCGCCCACCCGGCGGCGTGCGGGTCAAGATGGCCCGCTGTGGCCCGCCCCACCGACCAGTGGGGAGTCGCTCGCCCAACAAGCGAGGATCCACAACACCCCACCGGAGACCCGGTGAACGTCAGTGGACACAGCACTAG
- a CDS encoding transketolase C-terminal domain-containing protein has protein sequence MLDLFDAQVTSRQLDLAGRWLRSFGEGFYTIGSAGHEGNAAVAAALRPGDPTLLHYRSGAFYCLRAAQAAGGGAFLTEDGATTGGGEGADDVPPTGPGNRDRDAPDHAAPAGGEGRAGLADGPAGAEPVAGDGPAGDREPAATRPAEAGPAVTGFTAEADSTVTGPTAEVGPAGAGSADAYAEAARDVLRGMVASAREPIAGGRHKVFGRADLAVVPTTSTIASHLPRAVGVGLALERLRRRDPTARRAGASRAGDDVPPPRSPWPPDAVVVCSFGDASVNHASATAAFNTAGWYDHTGLRIPVLFVCEDNGLGISVRSPQGWVEATLRAKPGIRYFAADGSDPVGAYEAAVEAVGWVRRHRRPAVLHLSTVRLMGHAGADAEAAYRSSGEIAADLARDPVLATARLLVSAGVATGEELLARYDERGWQVRRIAEEVIGEPKLASAADVVAEIAPRRPARVARAVADAAARAGGPNAAARVEAFGGRPPELAGPLTLAQSINAALADGMLDHPGMVVFGEDVAAKGGVYGVTKGLRDRFGPARVFDTLLDETSILGLGLGAGLAGLLPVPEIQYLAYLHNAEDQLRGEAATMRFFSSGAFRNPLVVRVAGLAYQEGFGGHFHNDNSLAVLRDVPGLVIAVPARPDDAGPMLRTCLASAAVDGSVCVFLEPIALYHTSDLYADGDGEWLTGYAEPGAWAGSHVPVGRARVYGVGSAEDLTIITFGNGVRMSLRAAAALADEGVGARVVDLRWIAPLPVADIVREASATGRVLIVDETRRSGGVGEGVIAALVDGGYVGAARRVAGVDSFVPLGPAARQVLVSEEAITQGARTLLAR, from the coding sequence CTGCTGGACCTCTTCGACGCCCAGGTCACCAGCCGGCAGCTCGACCTCGCCGGGCGGTGGCTGCGCAGCTTCGGCGAGGGCTTCTACACGATCGGGTCCGCCGGCCACGAGGGCAACGCCGCGGTCGCCGCCGCGCTGCGCCCCGGCGACCCGACATTGCTGCACTACCGCTCCGGCGCGTTCTACTGCCTGCGCGCCGCCCAGGCCGCGGGCGGGGGCGCCTTCCTGACCGAGGACGGGGCCACGACCGGGGGCGGGGAGGGCGCGGACGACGTCCCGCCCACCGGTCCCGGGAACCGCGACCGGGACGCCCCGGACCACGCCGCGCCGGCCGGAGGGGAGGGGCGGGCGGGGCTGGCCGATGGTCCCGCCGGGGCCGAGCCGGTCGCCGGTGACGGACCGGCGGGCGACCGGGAACCGGCGGCCACCCGCCCCGCCGAGGCCGGCCCCGCCGTCACCGGTTTCACCGCTGAGGCCGACTCCACCGTCACCGGTCCAACCGCCGAGGTCGGCCCCGCCGGGGCCGGCTCTGCGGATGCGTACGCCGAAGCGGCGCGGGACGTGCTGCGCGGCATGGTGGCCTCGGCCCGCGAGCCGATCGCCGGGGGCCGGCACAAGGTGTTCGGCCGCGCCGACCTGGCCGTCGTGCCGACCACCTCCACGATCGCCTCGCACCTGCCCCGGGCCGTCGGCGTGGGCCTGGCCCTGGAGCGGCTGCGCCGGCGGGACCCGACGGCGCGACGGGCCGGGGCGAGCCGGGCCGGCGACGACGTCCCCCCGCCCCGGTCACCGTGGCCGCCCGACGCGGTCGTGGTCTGCTCGTTCGGCGACGCCTCGGTCAACCATGCCAGCGCCACCGCCGCGTTCAACACCGCCGGCTGGTACGACCACACCGGGCTGCGCATCCCCGTGCTGTTCGTCTGTGAGGACAACGGCCTGGGCATCAGCGTCCGCTCGCCGCAGGGCTGGGTGGAGGCGACCCTGCGCGCCAAGCCGGGGATCCGCTACTTCGCCGCCGACGGCAGCGACCCGGTCGGGGCGTACGAGGCGGCGGTGGAGGCCGTGGGCTGGGTGCGCCGGCACCGGCGGCCCGCCGTGCTGCACCTGTCCACCGTACGGCTGATGGGGCACGCCGGGGCGGACGCGGAGGCCGCGTACCGCAGCTCGGGCGAGATCGCCGCGGACCTGGCGCGGGACCCGGTGCTCGCCACCGCGCGGCTGCTGGTCTCGGCCGGCGTGGCCACCGGAGAGGAGCTGCTGGCCCGGTACGACGAGCGCGGCTGGCAGGTACGCCGGATCGCGGAGGAGGTGATCGGTGAGCCGAAACTCGCCTCGGCGGCCGACGTGGTCGCCGAGATCGCGCCCCGGCGGCCGGCCCGGGTGGCCCGCGCGGTGGCCGACGCGGCGGCCCGGGCCGGCGGGCCCAACGCCGCGGCGCGGGTCGAGGCGTTCGGCGGCAGGCCGCCGGAGCTGGCCGGCCCGCTCACCCTCGCCCAGAGCATCAACGCCGCGCTCGCCGACGGCATGCTCGACCACCCCGGCATGGTCGTCTTCGGCGAGGACGTGGCGGCCAAGGGCGGCGTGTACGGGGTGACCAAGGGGCTGCGCGACCGGTTCGGTCCGGCCCGGGTGTTCGACACGCTGCTCGACGAGACCTCGATCCTCGGCCTCGGGCTGGGCGCGGGGCTGGCCGGGCTGCTGCCGGTGCCGGAGATCCAGTACCTGGCGTACCTGCACAACGCCGAGGACCAGCTGCGCGGCGAGGCGGCCACCATGCGGTTCTTCTCCTCCGGGGCGTTCCGCAACCCGCTCGTCGTCCGGGTGGCCGGGCTGGCGTACCAGGAGGGCTTCGGCGGGCACTTCCACAACGACAACTCGCTCGCTGTGTTGCGGGACGTGCCGGGGCTGGTGATCGCGGTGCCGGCCCGCCCGGACGACGCCGGGCCGATGCTGCGTACCTGCCTCGCCAGCGCCGCGGTGGACGGCAGCGTGTGCGTCTTCCTGGAGCCGATCGCGCTCTACCACACCAGCGACCTGTACGCCGACGGCGACGGCGAGTGGCTAACCGGGTACGCGGAGCCCGGCGCGTGGGCCGGCTCGCACGTGCCGGTCGGCCGGGCCCGGGTGTACGGGGTCGGCTCAGCCGAGGACCTTACGATCATCACCTTCGGTAACGGCGTGCGGATGTCGCTGCGCGCCGCCGCCGCCCTGGCCGACGAGGGGGTCGGCGCCCGCGTGGTCGACCTGCGCTGGATCGCGCCGCTGCCCGTGGCGGACATCGTCCGGGAGGCCTCGGCGACCGGCCGGGTGCTGATCGTGGACGAGACCCGTCGGTCCGGCGGCGTGGGCGAGGGGGTGATCGCGGCGCTGGTCGACGGTGGGTACGTCGGCGCGGCGCGGCGAGTGGCCGGAGTTGACTCATTTGTACCATTAGGTCCGGCGGCCCGCCAGGTGCTGGTCTCCGAGGAAGCCATTACCCAGGGTGCCCGTACGCTGCTGGCGCGGTAA
- a CDS encoding polysaccharide pyruvyl transferase family protein, which produces MADRTGLTIGVLGSYGGRNLGDEAILTGLLADLRHHEPDARIVVFSRNPEHTAREHPDVQAVPWEGVSRVDSAQVLAGLDLLILGGGGILYDREARRYLRVVRVAQERGLPLLTYAVGVGPLSDGVDTGMVRETLASAVEVTVRDQESRMVLEEAGLTNPVTVTADPAFLLEPEEFPEGLLREEGVPAGKRLVGMSVREPGRAAERLDVDGYHRLIAQIADFLINRIDAYVLFVPMERDDIRHSHGVMSHMTAAERGRILHGGYSPRQVLGLMRHFDLAVGMRLHFLIFAAMVGTPFLPLPYAGKVFDLAQRLGVPALRGVEREVEGPLLAEVDRLWDEREHRAAQTARRVADVCEQARGTSQVTGAVLASLRSRKLGAPSRT; this is translated from the coding sequence ATGGCGGACCGCACCGGGCTGACGATCGGTGTGCTGGGCTCGTACGGCGGGCGCAACCTCGGCGACGAGGCGATCCTCACCGGCCTCCTGGCCGACCTGCGACACCACGAACCGGACGCGCGGATCGTCGTCTTCTCCCGCAACCCGGAGCACACCGCCAGGGAGCACCCCGACGTCCAGGCGGTGCCCTGGGAGGGGGTCAGCCGCGTCGACTCGGCGCAGGTGCTCGCCGGGCTGGACCTGCTGATCCTCGGCGGCGGCGGCATCCTCTACGACCGGGAGGCCCGCCGCTACCTGCGGGTGGTCCGGGTCGCCCAGGAGCGGGGGCTGCCCCTGCTCACGTACGCGGTCGGGGTGGGCCCGCTCTCGGACGGGGTGGACACGGGGATGGTCCGGGAGACCCTGGCCAGCGCCGTGGAGGTGACCGTGCGGGACCAGGAGTCCCGGATGGTGCTGGAGGAGGCCGGACTGACCAACCCTGTCACGGTCACCGCCGACCCCGCGTTCCTGCTCGAGCCGGAGGAGTTCCCCGAGGGGCTGCTGCGCGAGGAGGGGGTACCGGCCGGCAAGCGACTGGTCGGGATGAGCGTCCGCGAGCCGGGCCGGGCCGCCGAGCGGCTCGACGTGGACGGCTACCACCGGCTGATCGCCCAGATCGCCGACTTCCTGATCAACCGGATCGACGCGTACGTGCTCTTCGTCCCGATGGAGCGCGACGACATCCGGCACTCGCACGGGGTGATGTCGCACATGACCGCCGCCGAGCGGGGCCGGATCCTGCACGGCGGCTACTCGCCCCGACAGGTGCTCGGGCTGATGCGGCACTTCGACCTCGCCGTCGGCATGCGGCTGCACTTCCTGATCTTCGCGGCGATGGTGGGCACGCCGTTCCTGCCGTTGCCGTACGCCGGGAAGGTCTTCGACCTGGCGCAGCGGCTCGGCGTGCCGGCGCTGCGCGGGGTGGAACGGGAGGTGGAGGGGCCGCTGCTGGCCGAGGTCGACCGGCTCTGGGACGAGCGGGAACACCGTGCCGCGCAGACCGCCCGCCGGGTGGCCGACGTGTGCGAGCAGGCCCGGGGCACCTCCCAGGTGACCGGCGCGGTGCTGGCGAGCCTGCGCTCCCGGAAGCTGGGGGCGCCGAGCCGCACCTGA
- a CDS encoding GNAT family N-acetyltransferase → MSLPAPGRPSLPRIHHIEVHPAHRGRGHGRRMIQLAEAEVARLGYDQLRLNVFAHNTGAIRLYESLGFEVTNQQMRKPLTSDAGEAPPR, encoded by the coding sequence GTGAGCCTGCCGGCCCCGGGCCGCCCGAGCCTGCCCCGGATCCACCACATCGAGGTACACCCGGCGCACCGGGGACGCGGGCACGGACGGCGGATGATCCAGCTCGCCGAGGCCGAGGTCGCCCGGCTCGGGTACGACCAGCTCAGACTGAACGTCTTCGCCCACAACACCGGCGCGATCCGGCTCTACGAGAGCCTGGGCTTCGAGGTCACCAACCAGCAGATGCGCAAGCCGCTCACCTCGGACGCCGGGGAGGCCCCGCCGCGCTGA
- a CDS encoding DUF3052 domain-containing protein gives MSATAGQAADGVRSLADRFGIEPGMVVMEMGYDEDVDQDLRDALTDRCGDLVDEDTDEVVDAVLVWYRDGDGDLFELLVDALGPLADNGVVWLLTPKAGRDGHVEPSEVAESAPTAGLQQTSTVNAGRDWSGARLVLRRGTKAKK, from the coding sequence GTGAGCGCGACCGCTGGTCAGGCCGCCGACGGGGTACGCAGCCTGGCGGACCGGTTCGGGATCGAGCCGGGGATGGTCGTCATGGAGATGGGGTACGACGAGGACGTCGACCAGGATCTCCGGGACGCCCTGACCGACCGCTGTGGAGATCTGGTCGACGAGGACACCGACGAGGTGGTCGACGCGGTGCTGGTCTGGTACCGCGACGGCGACGGTGATCTCTTCGAGCTCCTCGTCGACGCCCTCGGCCCGCTGGCCGACAACGGCGTCGTGTGGCTGCTGACGCCCAAGGCCGGGCGGGACGGCCACGTCGAGCCGAGCGAGGTCGCGGAGTCCGCGCCCACCGCCGGCCTGCAGCAGACGTCCACGGTCAACGCCGGCCGGGACTGGAGCGGCGCCCGGCTCGTGCTGCGCCGGGGCACCAAGGCCAAGAAGTAG
- a CDS encoding PP2C family protein-serine/threonine phosphatase: protein MASGRIDDDEQLRRIEAVTDSTLSRLDVADLFDELLDRVRDLLGVDTAAILLLDVHARQLVATAAKGLEEEVRQGFRVSVGRGFAGRVALTRQPVIIEHVTSDRVVNPILLETGVRSLLGVPIFARGEVAGVLHVGTLTPRRFNTDDIRLLELVADRVGQAARARANTLDQAAALALQRSLLPTALPQVPGLEMAARYVPGHVSGVGGDWYDVFTLPSGWVGVVIGDVSGHGLQSAVVMGRIRSALRAYALVCDDPAEALTMLDRKVVHFETGALTTALYAMISPDGATIRISVAGHLLPVLVAPDRPAALLPADVDLPLGTGRRPPPRRSARLDFPYGGVLVCYTDGLVERRGEVIDAGIARLQAAIPLAPVETVCATVMASLDTEHPNDDIAMLAIRRTVGRI from the coding sequence GTGGCTTCGGGCAGGATCGACGACGACGAGCAGCTACGCCGCATCGAGGCGGTGACCGATTCCACGCTGTCCCGGCTCGACGTCGCCGACCTCTTCGACGAACTGCTCGACCGCGTCCGCGACCTGCTGGGCGTCGACACCGCCGCCATTCTCCTGCTCGACGTGCACGCCCGTCAGCTCGTCGCCACCGCCGCCAAGGGGCTGGAGGAGGAGGTGCGGCAGGGCTTCCGGGTCTCGGTGGGCCGGGGCTTCGCCGGCCGGGTCGCCCTGACCCGCCAGCCGGTCATCATCGAGCACGTCACCTCCGACCGGGTGGTCAACCCGATCCTGCTGGAGACCGGCGTCCGGTCCCTGCTGGGCGTGCCGATCTTCGCGCGCGGCGAGGTCGCCGGCGTCCTGCACGTCGGCACCCTCACGCCCCGGCGGTTCAACACCGACGACATCCGCCTGCTCGAACTCGTCGCCGATCGGGTCGGCCAGGCCGCCCGGGCCCGGGCGAACACCCTGGACCAGGCCGCCGCCCTGGCCCTGCAACGCAGCCTGCTCCCCACCGCGCTGCCCCAGGTGCCCGGCCTGGAGATGGCCGCCCGGTACGTGCCCGGTCACGTCTCCGGCGTCGGCGGCGACTGGTACGACGTGTTCACCCTCCCCTCCGGCTGGGTCGGGGTGGTCATCGGTGACGTGTCGGGCCACGGGCTCCAGTCGGCCGTGGTGATGGGCCGGATCCGCAGCGCGCTGCGGGCGTACGCCCTGGTCTGCGACGACCCGGCGGAGGCGCTGACCATGCTGGACCGCAAGGTGGTCCACTTCGAGACCGGCGCCCTCACCACCGCCCTGTACGCGATGATCTCTCCGGACGGCGCGACGATCCGGATCTCCGTGGCCGGGCACCTGCTACCCGTGCTGGTCGCGCCCGACCGGCCGGCCGCTCTGCTCCCCGCCGACGTGGACCTGCCGCTCGGCACCGGCCGCCGGCCACCCCCGCGGCGCAGCGCGCGGCTGGACTTCCCGTACGGCGGGGTCCTGGTCTGCTACACCGACGGGCTCGTCGAACGCCGCGGCGAGGTGATCGACGCGGGCATCGCCCGGCTGCAGGCCGCCATCCCGCTGGCGCCCGTCGAGACGGTGTGCGCGACGGTCATGGCGAGCCTCGACACCGAGCACCCGAACGACGACATCGCCATGCTGGCGATCCGGCGAACGGTCGGCCGAATCTAG
- a CDS encoding DinB family protein, with amino-acid sequence MVEIPVDPVVEPVVRARAGAERAVLESFLDLQRAIVLRKVRGLTDADARRRLVPSATTLGGLLRHLALVERNWFVCLLDPGPGDVYLTSEEEATASFALAESDTVESLAAGYERACARSREIAARFDLDHVVPHPQLGEVSLRWILTHLIEETARHAGHADILRELTDGSTGAL; translated from the coding sequence ATGGTGGAGATACCTGTCGATCCTGTCGTCGAGCCGGTGGTGCGGGCCCGCGCCGGCGCCGAGCGCGCGGTGCTCGAATCGTTCCTCGACCTCCAGCGCGCGATCGTGCTGCGCAAGGTGCGCGGCCTCACGGACGCGGACGCCCGGCGCCGGCTGGTGCCGTCCGCGACCACCCTGGGCGGCCTGCTGAGGCACCTGGCCCTGGTCGAGCGGAACTGGTTCGTCTGCCTGCTCGATCCGGGGCCCGGCGACGTCTACCTGACCAGCGAGGAGGAGGCGACGGCGAGCTTCGCCCTGGCCGAGTCCGACACCGTCGAGTCCCTCGCGGCCGGCTACGAGCGGGCCTGCGCCCGCTCCCGCGAGATCGCCGCGCGCTTCGACCTGGACCACGTCGTGCCCCATCCGCAGCTCGGCGAGGTCTCGCTGCGCTGGATCCTCACCCACCTGATCGAGGAGACCGCCCGGCACGCGGGCCACGCGGACATCCTGCGCGAGCTGACCGACGGCTCGACCGGCGCGCTCTGA